The Juglans regia cultivar Chandler chromosome 2, Walnut 2.0, whole genome shotgun sequence genome includes a window with the following:
- the LOC108995971 gene encoding pentatricopeptide repeat-containing protein At1g53600, mitochondrial has product MPADRLATFVHKHISRSNCAYFNLHYSGFSTLIIPKPNHSFAAGRKTSKFLVYCNTQITKYGKNGSIKEAESIFSRMPHKNTISWTAMLTAYSENGQIDEARKVFEKMPERSIASYNAMITAYIRNNFMADEAFELFAEMPERNAISYAAMITCFARAGMFNEAKKLYSEMPVELRDPVCSNALINGFLKVGKLEEASRVFEVMVERDLVSWSSMVDGYCKAEKIVDARNLFDIMPDRNIVTWTAIIDGYMKIKSFKDGFELFLSMRMDGKVKVNPTTLTVLLEACGSFGRYGEGIQLHGLVSRMGLDYDVFLGNSMITMYCRFNCMDVATALFHQMNRKDVVSWNSLIAGYVQCGSVEEAYRLFERMPIKDIISWTTMITGFSSKGVTEKCIQLFKMMPEKDDIAWTAVISGFVNNEEYEEAFRWFVEMLQEEVRPNPLTLSSVLSASASLATHNQGLQIHAYVLKMDMEFDLSIQNSLVSMYSKCGNVNDAYQIFTNINAPNIISFNSMITGYAQNGFGKEALKLFRKMQNEGQKPNQITCLGVLSACTHVGLVEEGWNFFRSMNSLYNIEPGPDHYACMVDLFGRAGFLDKAIDVIQSMPFKPHSGVWGALLGASRTHLRIDIAKIAAGHLIKLEPDDATPYVILASLYSVAGKRKDGDEVRMTAKSKGMRKSPGCSWIMDNGRVHLFHAGHQYHRDLQRIIVTLGTISVEMKQLDYNR; this is encoded by the coding sequence ATGCCAGCAGATAGACTTGCTACTTTTGTGCATAAACACATTTCACGCTCAAACTGTGCATATTTTAATTTGCATTACTCTGGCTTCTCCACCCTGATTAttccaaaacccaatcacaGCTTCGCTGCTGGCCGTAAAACCAGCAAATTTCTCGTTTATTGCAATACCCAGATCACAAAATATGGGAAAAACGGTAGCATCAAAGAAGCTGAGTCGATCTTCAGTCGCATGCCCCACAAGAATACAATCTCCTGGACAGCCATGCTCACGGCATATTCAGAAAATGGCCAAATCGACGAAGCCCGGAAAGTGTTCGAAAAAATGCCTGAACGAAGTATCGCTTCTTATAATGCCATGATCACGGCTTATATCCGCAACAATTTTATGGCAGACGAAGCTTTTGAGCTGTTTGCAGAGATGCCTGAGCGTAATGCTATTTCTTATGCTGCCATGATCACATGTTTTGCACGGGCCGGGATGTTTAATGAGGCTAAGAAGCTGTACTCTGAGATGCCGGTGGAGTTGCGGGACCCAGTTTGTTCGAATGCCTTGATAAATGGCTTTCTGAAGGTGGGGAAGTTGGAAGAGGCTAGTCGAGTTTTTGAGGTGATGGTGGAAAGAGACTTGGTTTCTTGGAGCTCTATGGTTGATGGATACTGCAAGGCGGAAAAGATAGTTGATGCTAGAAACTTGTTTGATATCATGCCCGACAGAAATATAGTTACCTGGACGGCCATTATTGATGGTTATATGAAGATAAAGAGTTTCAAAGATGGGTTTGAGTTGTTTTTGAGCATGAGAATGGATGGAAAAGTGAAAGTTAATCCTACTACCTTGACTGTGCTGCTTGAGGCTTGTGGCAGTTTCGGTAGGTACGGAGAAGGGATTCAGTTGCACGGATTGGTTTCACGCATGGGACTTGACTATGATGTCTTCTTAGGCAATTCAATGATTACCATGTATTGTAGATTTAATTGTATGGATGTTGCTACTGCATTATTTCATCAGATGAATAGGAAAGATGTAGTTTCATGGAATTCCTTGATTGCAGGTTATGTCCAGTGTGGTTCAGTCGAAGAAGCCTATAGGCTATTTGAGAGGATGCccataaaagatattatttcaTGGACAACCATGATTACAGGTTTCTCTAGCAAAGGGGTAACTGAAAAATGCATCCAGTTGTTTAAAATGATGCCTGAGAAAGACGATATTGCTTGGACTGCTGTCATTTCAGGGTTTGTGAATAATGAGGAGTATGAGGAGGCCTTCCGCTGGTTTGTTGAGATGCTTCAGGAAGAAGTCAGACCAAATCCTCTAACTTTGAGCAGTGTGCTAAGTGCTTCAGCCAGTTTGGCAACACATAACCAAGGTTTGCAAATTCATGCTTATGTATTAAAGATGGATATGGAATTTGATTTGTCCATCCAAAACTCTTTGGTCTCAATGTATTCAAAATGTGGAAATGTGAATGATGCCTACCAGATCTTCACAAATATCAATGCACCTAATATCATCTCTTTCAACTCAATGATTACCGGGTATGCTCAAAATGGGTTTGGGAAAGAAGCACTTAAATTATTTCGAAAAATGCAGAATGAAGGCCAGAAACCAAATCAAATCACTTGTCTTGGTGTGCTTTCAGCCTGCACCCATGTAGGACTTGTAGAAGAAGGATGGAACTTCTTTAGATCAATgaattcattatataatattgaaCCAGGACCTGACCACTATGCATGCATGGTCGATCTCTTTGGCCGAGCAGGATTTCTCGACAAAGCAATTGATGTGATCCAATCAATGCCTTTCAAGCCCCATTCGGGTGTTTGGGGTGCCCTTCTTGGTGCGAGTAGGACCCACTTACGTATCGACATTGCAAAGATTGCAGCTGGGCACCTTATCAAATTGGAACCTGATGATGCGACCCCTTATGTGATCTTAGCCAGCTTATATTCTGTTGCTGGGAAAAGGAAGGATGGGGATGAAGTCAGAATGACTGCGAAATCAAAAGGGATGAGGAAGAGTCCAGGTTGCAGTTGGATTATGGATAATGGCAGAGTTCATTTGTTTCATGCAGGCCATCAATACCATAGGGACTTACAGAGGATTATAGTTACACTTGGGACCATTTCAGTGGAAATGAAACAGTTAGATTACAATAGGTAA